The Heliangelus exortis chromosome 10, bHelExo1.hap1, whole genome shotgun sequence genome includes a window with the following:
- the LOC139800267 gene encoding INSYN2B protein-like codes for MVSREPQPGPAPAGEGGQEKAMTVRSVLLNRDSPDTESRLKRRRNRTHQVRFKDLVEGSGEPATAPGPNTPRASPPPRDPPEPVALCASRRSWPQAQPGSLTLPMPRKVCMNTAIQTSPSLHKPFPASQPRSKSVCDVAGDAGNIRCPRGAVPTGFSRAVPPRVPGSLPTRDGAAALPQHAAVCHVPPPPPRDPCPPYPGAAGCPAARCAPELCPLPRARLRGNPGGSRGTGSRPASVPCGQPWLPTEPRGLGRSDSEQTLPRGHPLSQPSQHTDSHGLHQPAQGSPPRDPPPPQHQLCHTPWGGPCCISPAPVPLSPGWHISADAAPEKTPAVLCHLDPHDIGRRIHTTEPGHGWAGPEGPEDLQPPAPQDPGMGTQPARQALEVPQHSQPCLTARQSETLRHVQDLLQLVVVTKGPLGPPAGNEDTQTSQGEGRRGPGEPGDLQSQLQSLEGVLETSQQTIRVLLDVIQDLEKKEAQRDGRHSYRTGQDIANCGTCRDCACIIYSVEHDFRQQEGRFQRVLSHIEGDMAPSSPTAGLPQPQQELSPVTKLPAKLDAKKSRRKCFWFL; via the exons ATGGTCAGCCGGGAgccccagcccggcccggcccccgcCGGCGAGGGCGGCCAGGAGAAAGCCATGACGGTGCGCTCGGTGCTGCTCAACCGCGACTCGCCCGACACCGAGAGCCGCCTCAAGCGCCGGCGGAACCGCACGCACCAGGTCCGCTTCAAGGACCTGGTGGAGGGCAGCGGGGAGCCCGCAACTGCCCCCGGCCCCAACACCCCCCGTGCCTCGCcgccccccagggacccccctgAGCCGGTGGCTCTCTGTGCCTCGCGGCGGAGCTGGCCCCAGGCCCAGCCGGGCTCGCTGACGCTGCCCATGCCCAGGAAGGTCTGCATGAACACCGCCATCCAGACCTCCCCGAGCCTCCACAAACCCTTCCCGGCCTCACAGCCCCGCAGCAAAAGCGTCTGCGATGTGGCCGGGGATGCGGGGAACATCCGGTGTCCGAGGGGAGCCGTGCCCACCGGTTTCAGCCGCGCTGTGCCCCCGCGGGTACCCGGCAGCCTTCCCACGCGTGACGGTGCCGCAGCCCTCCCCCAGCACGCAGCGGTGTGCCATGTGCCACCGCCACCACCCAGGGATCCCTGTCCCCCTTATCCAGGTGCAGCCGGGTGCCCCGCTGCCCGCTGCGCCCCCGAGCTCTGCCCACTGCCCCGTGCCCGGCTCCGCGGGAACCCCGGGGGCAGCCGTGGAACCGGCTCCCGCCCAGCGTCCGTGCCCTGCggccagccctggctgcccacCGAGCCACGGGGGCTCGGCCGGAGCGACTCGGAGCAGACCCTGCCCCGCGGGCACCCACTgtcccagccctcccagcacacTGACAGCCACGGCCTCCACCAGCCAGCTCAGGGCAGCCCACCGCGGGACCCCCCACcgccccagcaccagctctgccacaCGCCCTGGGGGGGGCCTTGCTGCATCTCGCCAGCCCCCGTCCCACTATCCCCGGGCTGGCACATCTCTGCCGACGCTGCACCAGAGAAGAcaccagctgtgctctgccatCTGGACCCCCATGACATCGGCAGACGGATACACACCACCGAGCCAGGGCACGGCTGGGCAGGACCAGAGGGGCCCGAGGATCTTCAGCCCCCGGCCCCACAGGACCCTGGTATGGGGACACAGCCAGCCAGGCAAGCACTGGAGgtcccccagcacagccagccctgcctcacCGCCAGGCAGTCAGAGACACTGCGACATGTCCAGGACCTTCTACAGCTGGTGGTGGTGACCAAGGGACCATTGGGACCACCAGCAGGGAATGAGGACACCCAGACATCTCAGGGAGAGGGTCGCCGGGGGCCTGGGGAGCCAGGGGACCTACAGTCCCAGCTGCAGTCCCTGGAAGGGGTGCTGGAGACCAGCCAACAAACCATCCGTGTGCTGCTGGATGTCATCCAGGacctggagaagaaggaggcCCAGCGGGATGG GCGACACTCGTACCGGACGGGACAAGACATAGCCAACTGCGGGACGTGCCGGGACTGTGCCTGCATCATCTACAG CGTGGAGCACGATTTCCGGCAGCAGGAGGGACGCTTCCAGCGGGTGCTGAGCCACATCGAGGGTGACATGGCACCCAGTTCCCCCACAGCAggtctcccccagccccagcaggagcTGTCGCCAGTGACAAAGCTGCCTGCCAAGCTGGATGCCAAGAAATCCAGGCGCAAATGCTTCTGGTTCctgtga